A DNA window from Polyodon spathula isolate WHYD16114869_AA chromosome 18, ASM1765450v1, whole genome shotgun sequence contains the following coding sequences:
- the LOC121330640 gene encoding epoxide hydrolase 4-like isoform X1: MARLLRNVLLFTVRVTLKIRVLGFWALVYSCCAFYTCIVLLKLLWSIIRRPLKTFQWVIRETPPACLNDTSLGTHCYVRIKESGLRFHYVAAGEKGKPLMLFLHGFPEFWFSWRHQLREFKTEFRVVAVDMRGYGESDVPAGREHYRLDYLVTDVKDIVEYLGYSRCYLVGHDWGGMIAWLFAIHYPEMVNKLIVLNCPHPTVFTDYTLRHPSQLVKSSYFFFFQLSRFPEFMFTIDDFKAIKYLFTSQTTGIGRKGCQLTSEDIDAYMYVFSQPGALTGPLNYYRNAFSFLPLKQEEVKSPVLLLWGERDAFLEQEMVEISRLYIKNHFRLNIISGASHWLQQDQPDIVNTLIWTFLKEGESRENYRN; encoded by the exons ATGGCGAGGCTGCTTCGCAACGTACTGCTGTTTACAGTCAGAGTGACGCTAAAGATCAGAGTCCTTGGCTTCTGGGCACTGGTTTACAGTTGTTGCGCTTTCTACACTTGTATAGTGCTGCTAAAACTTTTGTGGAGCATAATAAGAAGGCCGTTAAAAACATTCCAGTGGGTAATCCGAGAAACCCCCCCTGCCTGCTTGAACGACACGTCCTTGGGAACGCACTGTTATGTTAGAATTAAG GAATCCGGGTTGAGATTCCATTATGTAGCTGCTGGTGAAAAGGGCAAACCTCTGATGCTGTTTCTCCATGGATTCCCAGAGTTCTG GTTTTCATGGCGTCACCAGCTGCGAGAGTTCAAGACTGAGTTTCGAGTTGTAGCTGTGGATATGCGGGGGTACGGGGAGTCAGATGTACCGGCTGGGAGAGAGCACTACAGGCTCGACTATCTTGTGACTGATGTCAAGGATATTGTGGAGTACCTGG GTTACAGCAGGTGTTACCTGGTTGGTCATGACTGGGGTGGTATGATTGCCTGGTTATTTGCTATCCATTATCCAGAGATGGTGAATAAattgattgttttaaattgtcCTCATCCTACTGTTTTCACTG ATTACACTCTGCGCCATCCCTCCCAGTTGGTGAAGTCTAGTTACTTCTTCTTTTTCCAGCTGTCACGGTTTCCTGAATTCATGTTTACGATCGATGATTTTAAG GCTATAAAATACTTGTTTACTAGTCAGACCACAGGGATTGGGAGGAAAGGCTGCCAGCTGACGTCTGAAGATATCGATGCTTACATGTATGTGTTCTCCCAGCCAGGCGCTCTCACAGGGCCACTCAACTACTACAGAAATGCTTTCAG ttttctgcCTTTGAAACAAGAAGAGGTGAAATCGCCAGTTTTACTTCTTTGGGGAGAAAGGGATGCATTTTTGGAACAGGAGATGGTGGAAATATCAAGATTATACATAAAAAATCACTTCAGACTGAATATTATTTCTGGAGCTAGCCACTGGCTTCAACAAGATCAGCCAGACATTGTGAACACATTAATATGGACGTTTCTGAAAGAAGGAGAGTCAAGGGAAAACTACAGGAACTGA
- the LOC121330640 gene encoding epoxide hydrolase 4-like isoform X2, producing MARLLRNVLLFTVRVTLKIRVLGFWALVYSCCAFYTCIVLLKLLWSIIRRPLKTFQWVIRETPPACLNDTSLGTHCYVRIKESGLRFHYVAAGEKGKPLMLFLHGFPEFWFSWRHQLREFKTEFRVVAVDMRGYGESDVPAGREHYRLDYLVTDVKDIVEYLDYTLRHPSQLVKSSYFFFFQLSRFPEFMFTIDDFKAIKYLFTSQTTGIGRKGCQLTSEDIDAYMYVFSQPGALTGPLNYYRNAFSFLPLKQEEVKSPVLLLWGERDAFLEQEMVEISRLYIKNHFRLNIISGASHWLQQDQPDIVNTLIWTFLKEGESRENYRN from the exons ATGGCGAGGCTGCTTCGCAACGTACTGCTGTTTACAGTCAGAGTGACGCTAAAGATCAGAGTCCTTGGCTTCTGGGCACTGGTTTACAGTTGTTGCGCTTTCTACACTTGTATAGTGCTGCTAAAACTTTTGTGGAGCATAATAAGAAGGCCGTTAAAAACATTCCAGTGGGTAATCCGAGAAACCCCCCCTGCCTGCTTGAACGACACGTCCTTGGGAACGCACTGTTATGTTAGAATTAAG GAATCCGGGTTGAGATTCCATTATGTAGCTGCTGGTGAAAAGGGCAAACCTCTGATGCTGTTTCTCCATGGATTCCCAGAGTTCTG GTTTTCATGGCGTCACCAGCTGCGAGAGTTCAAGACTGAGTTTCGAGTTGTAGCTGTGGATATGCGGGGGTACGGGGAGTCAGATGTACCGGCTGGGAGAGAGCACTACAGGCTCGACTATCTTGTGACTGATGTCAAGGATATTGTGGAGTACCTGG ATTACACTCTGCGCCATCCCTCCCAGTTGGTGAAGTCTAGTTACTTCTTCTTTTTCCAGCTGTCACGGTTTCCTGAATTCATGTTTACGATCGATGATTTTAAG GCTATAAAATACTTGTTTACTAGTCAGACCACAGGGATTGGGAGGAAAGGCTGCCAGCTGACGTCTGAAGATATCGATGCTTACATGTATGTGTTCTCCCAGCCAGGCGCTCTCACAGGGCCACTCAACTACTACAGAAATGCTTTCAG ttttctgcCTTTGAAACAAGAAGAGGTGAAATCGCCAGTTTTACTTCTTTGGGGAGAAAGGGATGCATTTTTGGAACAGGAGATGGTGGAAATATCAAGATTATACATAAAAAATCACTTCAGACTGAATATTATTTCTGGAGCTAGCCACTGGCTTCAACAAGATCAGCCAGACATTGTGAACACATTAATATGGACGTTTCTGAAAGAAGGAGAGTCAAGGGAAAACTACAGGAACTGA
- the LOC121330640 gene encoding epoxide hydrolase 4-like isoform X3, which translates to MARLLRNVLLFTVRVTLKIRVLGFWALVYSCCAFYTCIVLLKLLWSIIRRPLKTFQWVIRETPPACLNDTSLGTHCYVRIKESGLRFHYVAAGEKGKPLMLFLHGFPEFWFSWRHQLREFKTEFRVVAVDMRGYGESDVPAGREHYRLDYLVTDVKDIVEYLGYSRCYLVGHDWGGMIAWLFAIHYPEMVNKLIVLNCPHPTVFTDYTLRHPSQLVKSSYFFFFQLSRFPEFMFTIDDFKAIKYLFTSQTTGIGRKGCQLTSEDIDAYMYVFSQPGALTGPLNYYRNAFRFKKANSSSEGKNKYSAN; encoded by the exons ATGGCGAGGCTGCTTCGCAACGTACTGCTGTTTACAGTCAGAGTGACGCTAAAGATCAGAGTCCTTGGCTTCTGGGCACTGGTTTACAGTTGTTGCGCTTTCTACACTTGTATAGTGCTGCTAAAACTTTTGTGGAGCATAATAAGAAGGCCGTTAAAAACATTCCAGTGGGTAATCCGAGAAACCCCCCCTGCCTGCTTGAACGACACGTCCTTGGGAACGCACTGTTATGTTAGAATTAAG GAATCCGGGTTGAGATTCCATTATGTAGCTGCTGGTGAAAAGGGCAAACCTCTGATGCTGTTTCTCCATGGATTCCCAGAGTTCTG GTTTTCATGGCGTCACCAGCTGCGAGAGTTCAAGACTGAGTTTCGAGTTGTAGCTGTGGATATGCGGGGGTACGGGGAGTCAGATGTACCGGCTGGGAGAGAGCACTACAGGCTCGACTATCTTGTGACTGATGTCAAGGATATTGTGGAGTACCTGG GTTACAGCAGGTGTTACCTGGTTGGTCATGACTGGGGTGGTATGATTGCCTGGTTATTTGCTATCCATTATCCAGAGATGGTGAATAAattgattgttttaaattgtcCTCATCCTACTGTTTTCACTG ATTACACTCTGCGCCATCCCTCCCAGTTGGTGAAGTCTAGTTACTTCTTCTTTTTCCAGCTGTCACGGTTTCCTGAATTCATGTTTACGATCGATGATTTTAAG GCTATAAAATACTTGTTTACTAGTCAGACCACAGGGATTGGGAGGAAAGGCTGCCAGCTGACGTCTGAAGATATCGATGCTTACATGTATGTGTTCTCCCAGCCAGGCGCTCTCACAGGGCCACTCAACTACTACAGAAATGCTTTCAG GTTTAAGAAGGCTAACTCAAGCTCTGAGGGCAAAAACAAGTATTCAGCGAACTGA